TCGTCGCACGGATGCGCGGCCGCCGGCTGCGCAGCTATCGCGGCAGTGTCCAGATGGTGTTCCAGGATCCGTACTCGGCGCTGAATCCGACGAAGACCCTGGGCGCGACACTGGCCAGGCCCTTGATCAACTTCCAGAACCTGCACGGAGCCCAGCTGCGGGAACGGGTGATCGAGCTGCTGGAGACGGTGGCGCTGTCGCCGGGAGGTCGGTTCGTCAACCGCTATCCGCACGAGCTGTCCGGCGGCCAGCGGCAACGGGTGGTGATCGCCCGCGCGTTGGCGGTCGAGCCCGAACTGATCGTCGCCGACGAACCGATCTCCAGCCTCGACGTGTCGATCCGCGCCGAGGTGCTCGAACTGTTCGACAAGCTGGTGCACGAGCGCAACGTCGGGATCCTCTACATCACCCACGACCTGCTCAGCGCCCGGATGCTCTGCGACGAGGTCGTCGTTCTCAACGAGGGCAAGGTGGTCGAGCAGGGGCGCTCTCTGGACGTGATCCGTTCGCCCCAGGACGACTACACCCGGCTGTTGCTCGATGCCATCCCGAACCCGTTCGCCGCGACCCGCGACTGAGCAGTCAGGACTGGTCGGCGGCAACCTTGCCGTCGACCAGGAACGGCTCGAAGGAGCCGTGCGGCCCCGTACCCTCGGCGTTCATGATCACCTCGGGGGAGTACTGCAGCAGGTAGACCTGGCGCAGCTTGTCGGTCAGGTTCGCCCCGCTGCGGTGGATCACCGTGCTGGAGAAGCAGACGATCGACCCGGCCGGGACGATCACCGGCATTCCGGGATCGGAGCCGAAGTAGCAGACCCGGTCACCGGTCTCGACCGTGACGTGCTTGATGTAGGACCTGATGCCCGAGCGGCTGTACGGCAGCAGGTAGACCGACCCGTTCTCCTCGGTCACGTCGTCCAGTGCGATCCAGCAGGTCAGGTACGGCGTGTGGTTCTCGTGGACGTACCCCGAGTCCTGGTGCCAGGCGAACGTGGTGTCGGGATCGCCTGCCTTGATCACGTACTGCTCCCAGAACAGGAAGGCGTTCTCGCCGAGCACCCGGCGGCAGATCTGCTCCATGATCGGGCCGAAGATGAAGCTCCGCAGCTCCGGGCGCTGCTGGTAGATCATGTTGCTGAAGTACCGCTTGCCCTTGGCGTTGATGCCGATCCGGTCGACCCCGGCTTCGTCCATGGCGGCGTCGAGACGATCGATGGAGAACTGGGCGGCACTGCGCAGCAGCTCCAGGTCCTCGGGGCCGATCACCTTCTCCAGGACGAAGTAGCCCTCCTCGGCGTACTGGGCGACCTGCTCGTCGCCGACCAGCTGGGCGATGGATTTCTCCGTTTGCGTCATGATGATCACTCTGGCAAACCAGGAGCAGGTGCCGGAATGCTCGCGGTGGCTGCTCGATGCACGTTTTGGCACGGAGGGTGGACCTGATGGCTGGTGGCTACCAGCGGATCACGATGTCGGACCAGGACCCGACCCCGTTCGGCAGAGTGCTGCTGGCCGGGGAGGTCTCCGATGCCGAGCCGCTGGTGCCCGGACCGCTGCACGCCTTGCCGGGCACGGTCATCTCACTCGTCACCGCCGGCACCGGCTTCTACCGGCACTCAGATCGGCACACCGAACCGATCGTCGCGCCGTCGCTGACAGTGGTGCTGCCCGGCGAGCAGCATTGGTACGGCACCCACCCCGGTCAGCGCTGGAGTGAATGGTTCGCGGTCGTCGAAGGGCCGGCGTTCGAGCTGTTGCGCCAGACCGGCCGGTTGACCTGGTCGGGTCCCCGGCCGCTCCAGCGTGGTGTTCGGCCGGCAGACCTGGCGCTCCTGCTCCGCAGCGCGCCGCCGGGTTCGGGGGCCGAGCAGCAGATCTGGGCACTTGCGGCCTGGCTGTCGGGCGCGCTGGCTCCGTCCGTCGACGACGAGACAGCGCTCTGGGACCAGGCGGCGCGGCTGCTCAGCGAGGACCTGCCACGCCGGCTGGAGATGCGCGACGTCGCGGCCCACCTCGATCTCGAGTACGACCGGTTCCGGCGGGTGTTCCGGGACCGCTTCGGCAGGTCGCCGCTGGCCTTCCGCAACGACCGGCGGCTCGAGGTCGCGGCAACCCTGTTGCGGGCGACCAACCTGACCTGCCGGGAGATCGCCCGGCGAATCGGCTTCTCGGACGAGTTCCACCTGTCCCGCCGCTTCCGCAGCCGCTACGGCGTCTCCCCAACCGGCTACCGAACCGGCCTGCTGCCATTGGACGCGTCCAGCCACTGAACCAGGAGAGTGTCATGGTCCTGCCCGAGCCCGTCATCCAGCGCGGTATCGCGATCGCGGGTGAGAACCCGATGATCGTCCTGTACCGCCCCGGCAGCGACGACATCGTCCTGCTGGTGAGCGTGTGGAGGGCGACGTACTCGCGTGTCGGCGCGGGCCGCGCGCTGCTGATCTGGGCCGATTCCACGCAAACAGGTCTCGGCACAGCGGCGCCGACCGGAATGTACGCCGACAACCCGGAGCTCGCGCAGTACGTCTGGGAGCACTTCTACCGCGACTACGACACCATCCGCGGCCGCGGGATCGAGACTGGGCCGCCGGCCCCGGCGCGGTTCACCGAGGTCTCCGGAGGCGATCGCTTCCACCGGATCACCTGTGTCAGCGCGGCCACCACGATCGAGCTCGAGTGGCGCGACGTACTCGACACCTTCCAGGTCCAGACCCGCCTCACCGGCTACGAGACCTCGGCGATCGCCCGCCCGTGCGCCGCCGCGGAGGTGCGTGTGAACGGCGTACCGGCGCGCGGCGAGATCCACCAGCCCGAGGGTTGGTTCGGCAGCTCCGCAGCCCTCGCCTTCGCCGAAACCTGGCGCGAGGTCTGAACGCGTACGGCTGACTGTCCGGTCTGCTTGCTCGCATGCCCCTACCAAGGCCGATACTTCCGGGGGCGACCGGTCTACGCAGGCCGAGTTCGTTCGTCGGAACGTGTCGCGTTGTCGGGCCAGGCGATCTGGTCGGTCGCAGGGGTCGGGTGGCTGGTCCGGGCGCTTGGGCCTCATGGGTGTCCGCGCGTTCGGCACCCAGGCAGCGGCCGCCAGAAAGCGCGTGACCTCCGCGCCGACCACCACCACAACCTCTCGACTCGACGCCTGACCTGTTCCCACGCCTACTGCGTCGTACTGGAGGATCTCCAGGCCATCACAATTGCGTGCTGCCGGCGCGCTTGAGCGTGGGGTTCGCGGAGGTCGGCTGATTGTGATGGCCTGGGGGTCCGTGCGGTCACGTGAGTTGTACGACGTCCCAGTGTTCGACGATCTGGTTGTTGTCGAAGCGCCAGATGTCGACCACGGACTGAGTGGCTTCGGGGGTGGTCATCAGGTAGTGGACGACGACGTGGGTGTCGTCGGCGATGACGCGTTGCAGGTCGAGCTCGGCACCGGCGACCGGGGCCTGGGCGATGAACTCGATGAAGGCGTCCCGGCCGGAGGGGTTGCCGGGGCTGTGTTCGACGAAGTTCTCGTGCAGGAGTGGGCGGAGCGGTTCGAGGTTGCCGTTGGCGAATTCCTGGAAGGCATGCAGGGTGAGCTGCTTGATCGTCATGCGTACGACGGTGCGCTCGCCGGTGCGGTGCTGTCGATTACCTGCCTTGTCATGGCGCGGCCCTGGATACTCGATGGTGTGAGTGACGACAGGCCTGTGGGCGAGCTGTTGCGGGAGTGGCGGCGACGGAGGAAATTGAGTCAGCTCGATCTCGCGATCCAGGCGGACGTGTCCTCGCGGCACGTGAGCTTCGTCGAGACCGGGCGGACGATTCCGAGCAGTGCGATGGTGCTGCACCTCGCCGAGCAGCTCGACGTACCGCTGCGCGAACGCAACCGGTTGCTGGTGGCGGCCGGTCATGCGCCCGCGTACCGGCAGACGCCGCTGGACGACCCGGACATGACGCGGGTCCGCGCGGCGCTCGAACAGTTCGTCCGGGCGCACGCGCCGTACCCGGCCGTCGCCGTCGACCGCCGCTGGAACCTGTTGCTCGCGAACGACTCCTTCAACGTGTTCCTCGCCGGCGTCGACAAGAAGTTGCTCACAGCACCGATCAACCTGATGCGCCTCGGTCTGCACCCGGACGGTCTGGCGTCCCGGGTCCGCAACCTCGAACAGGTTCGCGGGTACCTCCTGCCCCGCCTCGCCCGCCAGGCCGCGGCCTCCGGCGACCCCGAGCTGCATCAGCTGTACGACGAACTCGTTGCCCACGGCCCCGTCGACACCACGCCGCCGGACCCCGCCGACATCGCCCTCCCGATCCATATCCGGCACCGCGGGGTGGACCTCGCGTTCCTCAGCACCGTCACCACGTTCGGCGCCGCGTTCGACATCACGCTCGAGGAGATCGCCGTCGAGACTTACCTCCCGGCGGACGCAAGCACGATGGACTTCTTCCGTCGTACCTAACGGAGATCGCGGAATGTCCGCTGGAGGTCGTCGGTCCATTCCGTTGGGAGCTCCCACGGGATGAAGTGGCCGCCGTTCGGGTGGGCGGTGATGTTGACGTGGTTGTACCAGGCGGCGCGGTCGCCGGCGAGGAAGTTCTGCACACGCTCCTCGGGGGTGTGGACGCCGGGCGGGTCCTCGTGGCCGACGAACGTGATACCGGTCGGGGCCTCGATCGCAGGCGTACGGTCGTGCGACGGCGTCCACGGGTAGCGGTTGTTGTTGGCGTACGTACGGATCGAGGTGTCGATCGCGTTGCCCGCCCAGTAGATCGTCGCGTGCGTGAGCAGGTCGTCGTCGGTGAACGCCTTGTCGCCCTCCGACCAGCTCTGCCAGCGTTCCAGGATCCACGCGAGCATGCCGGCGGGGGAGTCGGCGAGGCCGAAGCCGAGCGTGCTCGGGTCCAGGACGTGCGTGGCGAGATGCGCTGCGAAGCGGCGCTCGAGCTCGATGACGCGGGCGTGGATCGCGGGCGGCAGCCCTTCCGGGATCGGGTTGCCGCCGCTCAGGTCCCAGCCGCGGTCGCCGTTGAAGAACGTGAGCTTCAGCGCCGACCCGATGTGGATCCCGTAGAGCTCATCGGCGTACTTGTGGCCGAGCTGCCCCGTCACGAGCGCGCCGACGTCACAGCCGGCCGCGGCGTACTTCGGGAACCCGAGGACATCCGTCATGAGCTCGTGCCAGACGTCGGCGATCTTCCAGAAGTTCATGTCCACGCGGGTCGGCGTCGAGAAGCCGAACCCGGGCAGCGACGGGACGATCACGTCGAAGGCGTCCGCTGGATCTCCGCCGTACGCCGCGGGGTCGGCGAGCCGGTCGATGACCTTCGACCAGTGCCAGAACGTCCACGGCCAGCCGTGGCTCAGGATCAACGGGATCGGCCGCGGGCCGACGCCCGGCCGGCGCAGGAAGTGCACCGGTACGTCGCCGACGTCGACGCGGTAGTGGTCGTACGCGTTGATCGCCCGCTCGGCCGCGCGCCAGTCGAAACCGTCCGCCCAGTACTCGACGAGCGGTTGCAGGCGGATACGGCGTACGCCGTAGAAACCGTCGTCGTTGCCGGCGTCGCGCGGCCACTTCGTCGCGCGCAGGCGGCGGCGGAGGTCGTCGAGGACCTCGTCGGGTACGGCGATGGGCGTGGGGATCATGGGGTGTCCTCGGCGAGTGCGGTCAGGCGGTGGAGTACGTCGATCGAGCCCGCGAGTACTGCGCGTTCGTCGGGGGTGAGTTGCTCGACGAGTGCGGTCAGTTTCGTGACCCGGTTCGTGTGCCGGGATCGGACGAGCTCCTGGCCGGTGCTGGTCAGCGACAGCAGGCTGGCGCGACCGTCGGCGGGGTCGGGGCGGCGCTGGACGAGGCCGTCCTGCTCGAGTTTCGCGACCAGGCTGGTCAGCGCGGGTTGCTTCAGCTGCTCGGTCGCCAGCAGGTCGGTGAGGCGCAACGGTCCGCGCCGGTGGAGTGTGTGCAGGACCGAGAGCGCCGAGAAGTTGAGCCGCCGTACCGACGGGAGGCGGATG
This Kribbella sp. NBC_00482 DNA region includes the following protein-coding sequences:
- a CDS encoding phytanoyl-CoA dioxygenase family protein → MTQTEKSIAQLVGDEQVAQYAEEGYFVLEKVIGPEDLELLRSAAQFSIDRLDAAMDEAGVDRIGINAKGKRYFSNMIYQQRPELRSFIFGPIMEQICRRVLGENAFLFWEQYVIKAGDPDTTFAWHQDSGYVHENHTPYLTCWIALDDVTEENGSVYLLPYSRSGIRSYIKHVTVETGDRVCYFGSDPGMPVIVPAGSIVCFSSTVIHRSGANLTDKLRQVYLLQYSPEVIMNAEGTGPHGSFEPFLVDGKVAADQS
- a CDS encoding helix-turn-helix transcriptional regulator; protein product: MAGGYQRITMSDQDPTPFGRVLLAGEVSDAEPLVPGPLHALPGTVISLVTAGTGFYRHSDRHTEPIVAPSLTVVLPGEQHWYGTHPGQRWSEWFAVVEGPAFELLRQTGRLTWSGPRPLQRGVRPADLALLLRSAPPGSGAEQQIWALAAWLSGALAPSVDDETALWDQAARLLSEDLPRRLEMRDVAAHLDLEYDRFRRVFRDRFGRSPLAFRNDRRLEVAATLLRATNLTCREIARRIGFSDEFHLSRRFRSRYGVSPTGYRTGLLPLDASSH
- a CDS encoding nuclear transport factor 2 family protein, with the protein product MTIKQLTLHAFQEFANGNLEPLRPLLHENFVEHSPGNPSGRDAFIEFIAQAPVAGAELDLQRVIADDTHVVVHYLMTTPEATQSVVDIWRFDNNQIVEHWDVVQLT
- a CDS encoding helix-turn-helix domain-containing protein codes for the protein MSDDRPVGELLREWRRRRKLSQLDLAIQADVSSRHVSFVETGRTIPSSAMVLHLAEQLDVPLRERNRLLVAAGHAPAYRQTPLDDPDMTRVRAALEQFVRAHAPYPAVAVDRRWNLLLANDSFNVFLAGVDKKLLTAPINLMRLGLHPDGLASRVRNLEQVRGYLLPRLARQAAASGDPELHQLYDELVAHGPVDTTPPDPADIALPIHIRHRGVDLAFLSTVTTFGAAFDITLEEIAVETYLPADASTMDFFRRT
- a CDS encoding epoxide hydrolase family protein — protein: MIPTPIAVPDEVLDDLRRRLRATKWPRDAGNDDGFYGVRRIRLQPLVEYWADGFDWRAAERAINAYDHYRVDVGDVPVHFLRRPGVGPRPIPLILSHGWPWTFWHWSKVIDRLADPAAYGGDPADAFDVIVPSLPGFGFSTPTRVDMNFWKIADVWHELMTDVLGFPKYAAAGCDVGALVTGQLGHKYADELYGIHIGSALKLTFFNGDRGWDLSGGNPIPEGLPPAIHARVIELERRFAAHLATHVLDPSTLGFGLADSPAGMLAWILERWQSWSEGDKAFTDDDLLTHATIYWAGNAIDTSIRTYANNNRYPWTPSHDRTPAIEAPTGITFVGHEDPPGVHTPEERVQNFLAGDRAAWYNHVNITAHPNGGHFIPWELPTEWTDDLQRTFRDLR
- a CDS encoding MarR family winged helix-turn-helix transcriptional regulator; the protein is MLDVDRLTTVIEDFNTIFIRLPSVRRLNFSALSVLHTLHRRGPLRLTDLLATEQLKQPALTSLVAKLEQDGLVQRRPDPADGRASLLSLTSTGQELVRSRHTNRVTKLTALVEQLTPDERAVLAGSIDVLHRLTALAEDTP